From a single Bacillus gobiensis genomic region:
- a CDS encoding GNAT family N-acetyltransferase, with the protein MNWYEKLSKYFPIEEMKSKEHMEALLKEQSDIYHKEEGPHHVLMYAEFENFIFIDYLYVSKDARGQGLGSKLLEKLKKKHKPVLLEVEPVDENDKDTAKRLKFYQRQNFKHAKSIGYRRRSLATNEVNQLEILYWSPESNTEEVVLGAMKQMYEKIHTYKDKEWYGESYEQVDQVLKVIEDDKQKNIFDQLD; encoded by the coding sequence ATGAATTGGTATGAAAAACTCAGTAAGTATTTTCCAATTGAAGAAATGAAGTCGAAGGAACATATGGAAGCTTTACTTAAGGAACAAAGCGACATCTATCATAAAGAGGAAGGTCCTCACCATGTGTTAATGTATGCTGAGTTTGAAAACTTCATATTTATTGATTACTTATACGTTTCAAAAGACGCTAGAGGACAAGGGCTTGGCAGCAAGCTGCTTGAAAAGCTAAAAAAGAAACATAAACCTGTTTTGCTTGAGGTAGAACCCGTCGATGAAAATGACAAGGATACAGCCAAACGTTTAAAATTTTATCAAAGGCAAAACTTTAAGCATGCCAAGTCAATTGGGTACAGAAGAAGGTCTCTAGCTACGAATGAAGTTAATCAATTGGAAATTTTGTATTGGTCGCCGGAATCAAACACCGAGGAAGTAGTGTTAGGCGCCATGAAACAGATGTATGAAAAAATTCATACATATAAAGACAAAGAGTGGTACGGCGAATCGTACGAGCAAGTTGACCAAGTTCTAAAAGTGATTGAGGATGATAAGCAAAAGAACATTTTCGATCAATTGGACTAA
- the spx gene encoding transcriptional regulator Spx yields the protein MVTLYTSPSCTSCRKARAWLEEHEIPFEERNIFSEPLSIDEIKQILRMTEDGTDEIISTRSKVFQKLNVNVETMPLQELYQLIHEHPGLLRRPIIIDEKRLQVGYNEDEIRRFLPRKVRSFQLKEAQRLAN from the coding sequence ATGGTGACACTATACACATCACCTAGTTGTACCTCATGCAGAAAAGCAAGAGCATGGTTGGAAGAACATGAGATTCCGTTTGAGGAAAGAAATATTTTTTCAGAACCATTATCAATTGATGAGATAAAACAAATATTGCGAATGACTGAGGACGGTACGGATGAAATCATTTCTACCCGCTCCAAAGTGTTCCAAAAGCTTAATGTCAATGTGGAGACGATGCCGCTTCAAGAGCTATATCAATTAATCCATGAGCATCCTGGTCTTTTACGCCGCCCGATCATTATTGATGAAAAAAGATTGCAAGTCGGCTATAACGAAGACGAAATCCGCAGATTTTTGCCAAGAAAAGTTCGTTCTTTCCAATTAAAAGAAGCCCAAAGGCTTGCGAACTAA